The stretch of DNA CTCGGCCGGGCAGGTGCAGTACCTGGACCTGGCCAAGAAGGACAGCGCCGGGCGGCTCTTCAACGAGGAGGTGAGGGGACATTGGGGGCCACCAGGGNNNNNNNNNNNNNNNNNNNNNNNNNNNNNNNNNNNNNNNNNNNNNNNNNNNNNNNNNNNNNNNNNNNNNNNNNNNNNNNNNNNNNNNNNNNNNNNNNNNNNNNNNNNNNNNNNNNNNNNNNNNNNNNNNNNNNNNNNNNNNNNNNNNNNNNNNNNNNNNNNNNNNNNNNNNNNNNNNNNNNNNNNNNNNNNNNNNNNNNNNNNNNNNNNNNNNNNNNNNNNNNNNNNNNNNNNNNNNNNNNNNNNNNNNNNNNNNNNNNNNNNNNNNNNNNNNNNNNNNNNNNNNNNNNNNNNNNNNNNNNNNNNNNNNNNNNNNNNNNNNNNNNNNNNNNNNNNNNNNNNNNNNNNNNNNNNNNNNNNNNNNNNNNNNNNNNNNNNNNNNNNNNNNNNNNNNNNNNNNNNNNNNNNNNNNNNNNNNNNNNNNNNNNNNNNNNNNNNNNNNNNNNNNNNNNNNNNNNNNNNNNNNNNNNNNNNNNNNNNNNNNNNNNNNNNNNNNNNNNNNNNNNNNNNNNNNNNNNNNNNNNNNNNNNNNNNNNNNNNNNNNNNNNNNNNNNNNNNNNNNNNNNNNNNNNNNNNNNNNNNNNNNNNNNNNNNNNNNNNNNNNNNNNNNNNNNNNNNNNNNNNNNNNNNNNNNNNNNNNNNNNNNNNNNNNNNNNNNNNNNNNNNNNNNNNNNNNNNNNNNNNNNNNNNNNNNNNNNNNNNNNNNNNNNNNNNNNNNNNNNNNNNNNNNNNNNNNNNNNNNNNNNNNNNNNNNNNNNNNNNNNNNNNNNNNNNNNNNNNNNNNNNNNNNNNNNNNNNNNNNNNNNNNNNNNNNNNNNNNNNNNNNNNNNNNNNNNNNNNNNNNNNNNNNNNNNNNNNNNNNNNNNNNNNNNNNNNNNNNNNNNNNNNNNNNNNNNNNNNNNNNNNNNNNNNNNNNNNNNNNNNNNNNNNNNNNNNNNNNNNNNNNNNNNNNNNNNNNNNNNNNNNNNNNNNNNNNNNNNNNNNNNNNNNNNNNNNNNNNNNNNNNNNNNNNNNNNNNNNNNNNNNNNNNNNNNNNNNNNNNNNNNNNNNNNNNNNNNNNNNNNNNNNNNNNNNNNNNNNNNNNNNNNNNNNNNNNNNNNNNNNNNNNNNNNNNNNNNNNNNNNNNNNNNNNNNNNNNNNNNNNNNNNNATCGACAAATCCAAGGTCACCTTGGTCAGGTGGCTGCCGGACACCGAGCGCCTGTTCCTGGCGTCCCACGCCAGCGGCCACCTGTACCTGTACGACTGTGAACAACCCTGCTCCTCCACCACCCCCCAGTACACCCTCCTGACGCAAGGAGAAGGCTTCAGGGTCTTCTCCAGCAAGAGCAAGACCCCCAGGAACCCCCTGCTGAAGTGGGCGGTGGGCTCGGGGCCGCTGAACGAGTTCGCCTTCTCTCCGGACGGGCGGTGGCTGGCGTGCGTCAGCCAGGACGGCGTCCTCAGGGTGTTCCACTTCTCCTCCATGCTCCTCCAGGGCATGATGAGGAGTTATTTCGGGGGTCTCCTCTGCGTCTGTTGGAGCCCCGACGGTCGTTACGTGGTCACCGGTGGTGAGGACGACTTGGTGACGGTGTGGTCGCTGGCCGAGGGTCGCGTGGTGGCCCGAGGACACGGCCACAAGTCGTGGGTGAACGCGGTGGCTTTCGACCCTTTCATGGGTGGTGGGCGCGGGGAGACCCCCGAGACCCCGCGGGACCCCCCGGGGGTGGCGTACCGCTTCGGCTCGGCCGGCCAGGACACCCAGTTCTGCCTGTGGGACCTCACCGAGGACGTTCTGGAGTCGCGGGGTTCCCTCCCTCGGCCTCGCCCGGCGCCCGGAGACCCCCAGATCAACCTTTCGGCTTTGCCTCGTTCTTTATCCCGCTCCAACAGCCTCCCCCAAACCGGGGGGGGGCCCCAAATCTCACCACGAGCCCCCCCGGCGTTGAGCGCGGGGCGTTTCGCCACACTGACGCCGCGGGACccccgaggaggaggaggaggaggagccccCGAAAAGGAGCAGCACAAACGTTACCACAGCTTGGGCAACAtcagcaggggagggggaaacGCTGAGAAAACCCCCCCGGGGGGCGTTCCCGGGGGGTCTCGGGGGTCTCTGGACATGGCCAAGGTGTTGGGGACGGCGCTGTGCCCGAGGCTGAACGAGGTTCCGCTGCTGGAGCCGCTGGTGTGCAAGAAAATCGCTCAGGAGAGGCTGACggtgctgctgttcctggaggATTGTATCGTGACAGCGTGCCAGGAGGGGCTGATCTGCACCTGGGCACGGCCTGGGGTCTCTGTGAGTGTGGGGAGGGGTCTCNNNNNNNNNNNNNNNNNNNNNNNNNNNNNNNNNNNNNNNNNNNNNNNNNNNNNNNNNNNNNNNNNNNNNNNNNNNNNNNNNNNNNNNNNNNNNNNNNNNNNNNNNNNNNNNNNNNNNNNNNNNNNNNNNNNNNNNNNNNNNNNNNNNNNNNNNNNNNNNNNNNNNNNNNNNNNNNNNNNNNNNNNNNNNNNNNNNNNNNNNNNNNNNNNNNNNNNNNNNNNNNNNNNNNNNNNNNNNNNNNNNNNNNNNNNNNNNNNNNNNNNNNNNNNNNNNNNNNNNNNNNNNNNNNNNNNNNNNNNNNNNNNNNNNNNNNNNNNNNNNNNNNNNNNNNNNNNNNNNNNNNNNNNNNNNNNNNNNNNNNNNNNNNNNNNNNNNNNNNNNNNNNNNNNNNNNNNNNNNNNNNNNNNNNNNNNNNNNNNNNNNNNNNNNNNNNNNNNNNNNNNNNNNNNNNNNNNNNNNNNNNNNNNNNNNNNNNNNNNNNNNNNNNNNNNNNNNNNNNNNNNNNNNNNNNNNNNNNNNNNNNNNNNNNNNNNNNNNNNNNNNNNNNNNNNNNNNNNNNNNNNNNNNNNNNNNNNNNNNNNNNNNNNNNNNNNNNNNNNNNNNNNNNNNNNNNNNNNNNNNNNNNNNNNNNNNNNNNNNNNNNNNNNNNNNNNNNNNNNNNNNNNNNNNNNNNNNNNNNNNNNNNNNNNNNNNNNNNNNNNNNNNNNNNNNNNNNNNNNNNNNNNNNNNNNNNNNNNNNNNNNNNNNNNNNNNNNNNNNNNNNNNNNNNNNNNNNNNNNNNNNNNNNNNNNNNNNNNNNNNNNNNNNNNNNNNNNNNNNNNNNNNNNNNNNNNNNNNNNNNNNNNNNNNNNNNNNNNNNNNNNNNNNNNNNNNNNNNNNNNNNNNNNNNNNNNNNNNNNNNNNNNNNNNNNNNNNNNNNNNNNNNNNNNNNNNNNNNNNNNNNNNNNNNNNNNNNNNNNNNNNNNNNNNNNNNNNNNNNNNNNNNNNNNNNNNNNNNNNNNNNNNNNNNNNNNNNNNNNNNNNNNNNNNNNNNNNNNNNNNNNNNNNNNNNNNNNNNNNNNNNNNNNNNNNNNNNNNNNNNNNNNNNNNNNNNNNNNNNNNNNNNNNNNNNNNNNNNNNNNNNNNNNNNNNNNNNNNNNNNNNNNNNNNNNNNNNNNNNNNNNNNNNNNNNNNNNNNNNNNNNNNNNNNNNNNNNNNNNNNNNNNNNNNNNNNNNNNNNNNNNNNNNNNNNNNNNNNNNNNNNNNNNNNNNNNNNNNNNNNNNNNNNNNNNNNNNNNNNNNNNNNNNNNNNNNNNNNNNNNNNNNNNNNNNNNNNNNNNNNNNNNNNNNNNNNNNNNNNNNNNNNNNNNNNNNNNNNNNNNNNNNNNNNNNNNNNNNNNNNNNNNNNNNNNNNNNNNNNNNNNNNNNNNNNNNNNNNNNNNNNNNNNNNNNNNNNNNNNNNNNNNNNNNNNNNNNNNNNNNNNNNNCTCCCCGAGCGGCACCGTGGTgtgacacacctggggacactcctggggacacctggacacacctggggacacctgggacacacctggatacagctggggacacctggatgcacctgggacacacctggatacagctggggacacctggatacagctggacagagctggggacacacctggatacacctggatacacctggggacacctggggacccctggacacagctgggacacacctggagacacctggacacacctggacacagctgggataACCCT from Parus major isolate Abel unplaced genomic scaffold, Parus_major1.1 Scaffold683, whole genome shotgun sequence encodes:
- the DMWD gene encoding dystrophia myotonica WD repeat-containing protein, with protein sequence QCPVSPQSLDLHRPIDKRVYKGTQPTCHDFNQFTAGAETLALLVGFSAGQVQYLDLAKKDSAGRLFNEEXXIDKSKVTLVRWLPDTERLFLASHASGHLYLYDCEQPCSSTTPQYTLLTQGEGFRVFSSKSKTPRNPLLKWAVGSGPLNEFAFSPDGRWLACVSQDGVLRVFHFSSMLLQGMMRSYFGGLLCVCWSPDGRYVVTGGEDDLVTVWSLAEGRVVARGHGHKSWVNAVAFDPFMGGGRGETPETPRDPPGVAYRFGSAGQDTQFCLWDLTEDVLESRGSLPRPRPAPGDPQINLSALPRSLSRSNSLPQTGGGPQISPRAPPALSAGRFATLTPRDPRGGGGGGAPEKEQHKRYHSLGNISRGGGNAEKTPPGGVPGGSRGSLDMAKVLGTALCPRLNEVPLLEPLVCKKIAQERLTVLLFLEDCIVTACQEGLICTWARPGVSVSVGR